Proteins encoded in a region of the Streptomyces sp. PCS3-D2 genome:
- a CDS encoding glycosyltransferase, with the protein MPTHSRAAQPTTVLHLVQPVDGGVARVVTDLVRAQTAEGIRAVVGCPPGGALGDAVRSAGAEVLTWRARRAPGPGLPAELAGARALLRHVRPDLLHAHSAKAGLAGRLAARGTLPTVFQPHAWSFDAVGGATAALALRWERYGARWADRVLCVSEAERRAGESEGITAHWTVIRNGVDLDHFRPGAPDPGQDRAQSRAALPLPASFPSGGPLAVCVGRICAQKGQDVLLRAWPEVAATVPTARLVLVGDGPDSERLRRTAPSGVHFAGAAADIRPWLRAADLVVLPSRWEGMALAPLEAMACGRPVLVSDVSGARESLPPGQGRQCLVPPEDPTALAKALGRLLAEPRLLAELGEQARQYARTDFDVRRTTDAVSGLYHELLGRPRPLNQERISR; encoded by the coding sequence GTGCCCACGCACTCCCGGGCAGCACAGCCCACGACCGTCCTCCACCTCGTACAGCCCGTCGACGGCGGTGTCGCCAGGGTCGTCACCGACCTGGTCCGCGCCCAGACCGCGGAGGGGATCCGCGCCGTCGTCGGCTGTCCGCCCGGCGGCGCGCTCGGCGACGCGGTCCGCTCGGCCGGGGCCGAGGTGCTCACCTGGCGGGCCCGCCGGGCCCCCGGCCCCGGACTCCCCGCCGAACTGGCCGGCGCCCGCGCGCTGCTGCGCCACGTACGGCCCGACCTGCTGCACGCCCACAGCGCCAAGGCCGGACTGGCCGGACGGCTCGCCGCGCGCGGGACACTGCCCACCGTCTTCCAGCCCCACGCCTGGTCCTTCGACGCCGTCGGCGGAGCCACCGCCGCGCTCGCCCTGCGCTGGGAGAGGTACGGCGCCCGCTGGGCCGACCGGGTGCTCTGCGTCAGCGAGGCCGAACGCCGCGCGGGCGAGAGCGAGGGCATCACCGCCCACTGGACGGTGATCCGCAACGGTGTGGACCTCGACCACTTCCGGCCCGGCGCACCCGACCCCGGCCAGGACCGCGCGCAATCCCGCGCGGCACTGCCGCTGCCCGCCTCCTTCCCGTCCGGCGGGCCGCTGGCCGTCTGCGTCGGCCGGATCTGCGCCCAGAAGGGCCAGGACGTCCTGCTGCGCGCCTGGCCGGAGGTGGCCGCGACGGTCCCCACGGCCCGCCTCGTCCTCGTCGGCGACGGTCCCGACAGCGAACGGCTGCGGCGTACCGCCCCGTCCGGTGTGCACTTCGCCGGAGCCGCCGCCGACATCCGACCGTGGCTTCGGGCCGCCGATCTCGTTGTACTGCCGTCGCGGTGGGAGGGCATGGCGCTCGCCCCGCTCGAAGCAATGGCCTGTGGCCGACCGGTCCTGGTCTCCGACGTCAGCGGTGCCCGGGAGAGCCTGCCGCCCGGCCAGGGACGCCAGTGCTTGGTGCCGCCGGAGGACCCGACGGCCCTGGCCAAGGCCCTGGGGCGGCTCCTCGCCGAGCCGCGGCTCCTCGCCGAACTCGGTGAGCAGGCCCGGCAGTACGCCCGGACCGACTTCGACGTGCGGCGGACCACGGACGCGGTCAGCGGCCTGTACCACGAACTGCTGGGCAGGCCCCGGCCCTTGAACCAGGAGCGCATCAGCCGATGA
- a CDS encoding lipopolysaccharide biosynthesis protein, with product MADTAETKTEKTEKAEKTAKTAKTEKSGTSEKKPERKADHRSAKRPRRRLTRPPVWWPLPACAVLGLAAGGAYGLIKAPEYAATSYVVAVPDDTTQPATALGFAQAYARIATSSSTLAYAQPRAGITARELRTQVRAETSPESPMIAITGTSKSPGEAADIANAVADALSLSSNQAAKNTGVQLLLFNQAVAPTDPASPSAAVSGAVGLCAGGLLGGLWLLARPGRARRSEEGLAGPAAGPAAERVTGAPAEEYATLPAQGEPVSVKEKESVR from the coding sequence ATGGCCGACACCGCCGAGACGAAGACCGAGAAGACCGAGAAGGCAGAGAAGACAGCGAAGACAGCGAAGACCGAGAAGAGCGGGACGTCCGAGAAGAAGCCGGAGCGCAAGGCCGACCACCGTTCCGCAAAGAGGCCCAGGAGGCGCCTCACCCGGCCCCCGGTGTGGTGGCCGCTGCCCGCCTGCGCCGTGCTGGGGCTCGCCGCCGGCGGGGCGTACGGGCTGATCAAGGCTCCCGAGTATGCCGCGACCAGCTATGTCGTCGCCGTTCCCGACGACACCACCCAGCCCGCCACCGCCCTCGGCTTCGCGCAGGCGTACGCCCGTATCGCCACCAGCAGCTCCACCCTCGCCTACGCGCAGCCCCGGGCGGGCATCACCGCGCGCGAGCTGCGCACCCAGGTGCGGGCCGAAACCTCCCCCGAGTCCCCCATGATCGCCATCACCGGCACGTCCAAGAGCCCCGGCGAGGCAGCCGACATCGCGAACGCCGTCGCCGACGCCCTGTCGCTGAGCAGCAACCAGGCCGCGAAGAACACCGGCGTGCAGCTCCTGCTCTTCAACCAGGCCGTGGCCCCCACCGACCCCGCCTCCCCGTCCGCCGCCGTCAGCGGTGCCGTCGGGCTCTGCGCCGGCGGGCTGCTGGGCGGGCTGTGGCTGCTCGCCCGGCCCGGCCGCGCCCGGCGCTCGGAGGAGGGCCTGGCCGGGCCCGCGGCCGGCCCGGCGGCGGAGCGCGTGACCGGGGCCCCGGCCGAGGAGTACGCCACCCTTCCCGCCCAGGGTGAGCCGGTCTCGGTCAAGGAGAAGGAGTCCGTGCGATGA
- the murJ gene encoding murein biosynthesis integral membrane protein MurJ produces MTDTTPWRPASGPPAGAGHTRVPAAPAPTAPFGEPAGHEDPSGPAGYVPDAPAPAAGGPGEPGPVAGAAGPTGSGRSRRTGHAAPPVPADPGFVTGGLPGGGAAARGPHFGAAGYPGGAPAGLGVRVAARTTTASANAPGARGPADGLGEVRSQDASARSGGGQLRAVPGRGAAPGPAGPGSRRFGGVRRDAAEPPAPAAPVASRATRFRRARSRGGPAASAAGGGAPLGRFLAKAAAVTAGLTAAGALFGLVRDQTIAHLFGAGHASDAFLIAWTLPEMASTLLIEDAMALLMVPAFSHALARRAAGRAGLTRREARAQDPVRMLVGATLPRLVVFLAAVAALLVVAAPAVVAVLAPGLPDPALAVECTRLTALTVLSFGIAGYFSAALRAHRSFLPPAAIYVSYNIGIIGTMVALHSLWGVRAAAAGVAVGGLLMALVQLPAFIRNVGFGPPRVRRAAAPRSQRDRDRPTLIAFGVIAPVVLFAVFRQSQVLVERFLAASLPSGAISHLNYAQKVAQMPMVLSLMICTVTFPVVAQAMAGGEREKARRRVERDLALASLAVLMGSALVIGYAPQIIQVLFERGAFSHEDTLATASVMRVYGLGLLGHCLVGALSRPFFSTARPTWFPALAMSAGLLVNIVAGAFAVRWWGTYGIAAANAAGISTAAALLLTGLGPRIIDIHVRRVAAGIGRLAVAAAAACATGWIAGPMIPDPLLSAGLGCLLVPAMFGATGTAIRALEVTALPDQISQFTQRFRNAR; encoded by the coding sequence GTGACGGACACCACGCCCTGGCGGCCCGCCTCCGGCCCTCCGGCCGGGGCGGGCCACACCCGCGTCCCGGCCGCCCCCGCGCCGACCGCGCCGTTCGGCGAACCCGCGGGGCACGAAGACCCGTCCGGCCCTGCCGGGTACGTGCCGGACGCGCCCGCACCCGCGGCCGGGGGCCCCGGCGAGCCCGGCCCGGTGGCCGGCGCGGCGGGCCCGACGGGTTCCGGCCGGTCGCGCCGCACCGGACACGCGGCGCCGCCGGTTCCGGCGGACCCGGGGTTCGTCACCGGAGGCCTGCCGGGCGGCGGGGCCGCCGCGCGGGGGCCGCACTTCGGTGCCGCCGGCTATCCCGGCGGGGCCCCGGCCGGACTCGGGGTGCGGGTGGCGGCCCGCACCACGACCGCATCCGCCAACGCACCCGGAGCCCGGGGGCCGGCCGACGGGCTCGGCGAGGTCCGCAGTCAGGACGCGTCCGCCCGATCGGGCGGGGGGCAGCTGCGCGCCGTGCCCGGCCGGGGCGCGGCCCCCGGCCCCGCCGGCCCCGGGAGCCGGCGGTTCGGCGGCGTCCGCCGCGACGCCGCCGAACCGCCCGCTCCCGCCGCTCCCGTCGCCTCCCGCGCGACCCGGTTCCGGCGGGCCCGCAGCCGGGGCGGTCCGGCCGCGTCCGCCGCGGGCGGAGGGGCGCCGCTCGGACGGTTCCTGGCCAAGGCCGCCGCCGTGACCGCCGGGCTCACCGCCGCCGGGGCCCTGTTCGGGCTGGTGCGCGACCAGACCATCGCGCACCTCTTCGGCGCCGGTCACGCCAGCGACGCCTTCCTCATCGCCTGGACCCTCCCGGAAATGGCCTCGACGCTGCTGATCGAGGACGCCATGGCGCTGCTGATGGTCCCGGCCTTCAGCCACGCCCTGGCCCGGCGGGCGGCCGGCCGGGCCGGGCTGACCCGCAGGGAGGCCCGCGCCCAGGACCCCGTACGGATGCTGGTCGGGGCGACCCTGCCACGGCTCGTCGTGTTCCTGGCCGCCGTCGCCGCGCTCCTCGTCGTCGCCGCTCCGGCCGTCGTCGCCGTGCTCGCGCCCGGCCTGCCCGACCCCGCACTGGCCGTCGAGTGCACCCGTCTGACCGCGCTGACCGTGCTCTCCTTCGGCATCGCCGGCTACTTCAGCGCCGCGCTGCGCGCGCACCGCTCCTTCCTGCCGCCCGCCGCGATCTACGTCTCGTACAACATCGGCATCATCGGCACGATGGTGGCCCTCCACTCCCTGTGGGGTGTGCGGGCCGCCGCCGCGGGCGTCGCCGTCGGCGGGCTGCTGATGGCGCTCGTCCAACTCCCCGCCTTCATCCGCAACGTGGGCTTCGGACCGCCCCGGGTCAGACGGGCCGCCGCCCCGCGCAGCCAGCGCGACCGCGACCGCCCCACCCTCATCGCGTTCGGGGTCATCGCCCCCGTCGTCCTCTTCGCCGTCTTCCGCCAGTCGCAGGTGCTGGTCGAGCGGTTCCTGGCCGCTTCGCTCCCCTCCGGGGCGATCTCCCACCTCAACTACGCGCAGAAGGTCGCGCAGATGCCGATGGTGCTGTCGCTGATGATCTGCACCGTCACCTTTCCCGTCGTCGCCCAGGCGATGGCCGGCGGCGAGCGGGAGAAGGCCCGCCGGCGCGTGGAGCGCGACCTGGCGCTGGCCTCGCTCGCCGTCCTGATGGGCTCCGCGCTCGTCATCGGCTACGCCCCCCAGATCATCCAGGTCCTCTTCGAACGGGGCGCCTTCTCCCACGAGGACACCCTCGCCACCGCCTCCGTCATGCGGGTCTACGGACTCGGACTGCTCGGCCACTGCCTCGTCGGGGCGCTGTCCCGGCCCTTCTTCTCGACCGCCCGGCCCACCTGGTTCCCGGCGCTCGCGATGAGTGCCGGACTGCTCGTCAACATCGTGGCCGGAGCCTTCGCCGTCCGCTGGTGGGGCACGTACGGGATCGCCGCCGCCAACGCCGCGGGCATCTCCACCGCCGCCGCCCTGCTGCTCACCGGTCTGGGCCCGCGGATCATCGACATCCACGTCCGCCGGGTCGCCGCCGGCATCGGGCGGCTCGCGGTGGCCGCCGCCGCCGCGTGCGCCACCGGCTGGATCGCCGGGCCGATGATCCCCGATCCGCTGCTCAGCGCCGGCCTCGGCTGCCTGCTGGTACCGGCCATGTTCGGCGCCACCGGCACAGCCATACGCGCCCTCGAAGTCACCGCCCTGCCCGATCAGATCTCCCAGTTCACGCAGAGGTTCCGCAATGCCCGCTGA
- a CDS encoding glycosyltransferase produces the protein MKPIEEVKALHVITGLGVGGAEQQLRLMLRHMPMRCDVLTLTNPGPVAEGLRADGVRVVHLGMRGNRDLGALPRLVRFIRRGRYDLVHTHLYRACVYGRLAARLAGTGATVATEHSLGEGEIEGRPLSGGVRALYLASERLGAATVAVSDTVAARLEGWGVPAARVHVVPNGIEAVRFHFDEAVRRATRARTGLPERAFVVGGVGRLVPGKRFDVLVRAIAALPGAHLLLVGDGPQRAGLRRLAAELGAQSRIHLLGERDPLGDSADGRTPGIPALLAAMDVFVSPSREEAFGLAVVEALAAGLPVLHVTCPAIDDLPASEAPGARRIGTGTEELVAALRGHMEAGARRLPPPPVVRRYDIARSARRLLDVYDLALSTAPGPRAPDPAPDPAPDRGPGPAPGPAAGLTVPGPGTPRRTPGPRG, from the coding sequence GTGAAGCCGATCGAGGAGGTCAAGGCCCTGCACGTCATCACCGGCCTCGGTGTCGGCGGCGCGGAGCAGCAACTGCGGCTGATGCTGCGACACATGCCGATGCGGTGCGACGTGCTGACGCTGACCAATCCCGGACCGGTGGCCGAGGGGCTGCGGGCCGACGGCGTACGGGTCGTGCACCTCGGGATGCGCGGCAACCGGGACCTGGGGGCGCTGCCGCGACTCGTGCGGTTCATCCGGCGCGGCCGGTACGACCTCGTGCACACGCACCTGTACCGGGCCTGCGTGTACGGGCGCCTCGCGGCCCGGCTCGCGGGCACCGGCGCGACCGTCGCCACCGAGCACTCCCTCGGCGAGGGTGAGATCGAGGGGCGGCCGCTCTCGGGCGGGGTGCGCGCGCTGTACCTGGCCAGCGAACGCCTGGGCGCGGCGACCGTGGCGGTGTCGGACACCGTGGCCGCCCGGCTGGAGGGATGGGGGGTGCCGGCCGCGCGGGTCCACGTCGTACCCAATGGGATCGAGGCCGTCCGCTTCCATTTCGACGAGGCTGTCCGCCGGGCGACCCGGGCCCGCACCGGGCTGCCCGAGCGGGCCTTCGTGGTCGGCGGGGTCGGCCGGCTGGTCCCGGGCAAGCGGTTCGACGTGCTGGTGCGGGCCATCGCCGCGCTGCCGGGCGCACACCTGCTGCTGGTCGGGGACGGCCCGCAGCGGGCGGGGCTGCGCCGGTTGGCCGCCGAGCTCGGCGCACAGAGCCGTATCCACCTGCTGGGGGAGCGGGACCCCCTGGGCGACAGCGCGGACGGCCGTACCCCCGGCATCCCGGCCCTGCTGGCCGCCATGGACGTCTTCGTCTCGCCGTCGCGGGAGGAGGCCTTCGGGCTCGCCGTCGTCGAGGCCCTGGCCGCCGGACTTCCCGTCCTGCACGTGACCTGCCCGGCCATCGACGACCTGCCCGCGTCCGAGGCCCCCGGAGCGCGCCGGATCGGGACCGGCACCGAGGAGTTGGTCGCGGCGCTGCGCGGCCACATGGAGGCGGGTGCGCGCCGACTGCCCCCGCCCCCGGTGGTGCGCCGCTACGACATCGCCCGCAGCGCACGTCGGCTGCTGGACGTGTACGACCTCGCCCTCTCGACCGCGCCGGGCCCGAGGGCGCCGGACCCCGCCCCGGACCCTGCCCCGGACCGGGGCCCGGGCCCCGCCCCGGGACCGGCGGCGGGGCTGACGGTGCCCGGCCCCGGCACCCCGCGGCGCACCCCGGGCCCCCGTGGCTGA
- a CDS encoding polysaccharide deacetylase family protein: MPADTDTAPAAVGVPARRTASPWVLMYHSVAEFTDPAEDPYGITVTPRALEAQLLWLRSRGLRGVSVGELLRARAAGHGAGLVGLTFDDGYTDFLTRALPLLQRHDCTATLFVLPGRLGVDNVWDPLGPRKSLLTAEGIRQVAAAGQEIGSHGLLHQDLTAAADDVLQQELRGSRDLLRELTGTVPEGFCYPYGHLDARVVDATRAAGYGYACAIDPGRLAGPHALPRTHVSQADGATRLRVKQVRHRVAVLRRAVHR, translated from the coding sequence ATGCCCGCTGACACCGACACGGCCCCCGCCGCCGTGGGGGTACCCGCCCGCCGGACCGCATCGCCCTGGGTCCTGATGTACCACTCGGTCGCCGAGTTCACCGACCCCGCCGAGGACCCGTACGGGATCACCGTCACCCCGCGCGCCCTGGAGGCCCAGCTGCTGTGGCTGCGCTCCCGGGGCCTGCGCGGGGTGTCGGTCGGCGAGCTGCTGCGGGCCCGGGCGGCCGGACACGGAGCCGGGCTCGTCGGCCTGACCTTCGACGACGGCTACACCGACTTCCTGACCCGTGCGCTGCCGCTGCTCCAGCGCCATGACTGCACCGCGACCCTCTTCGTGCTGCCCGGCCGGCTCGGCGTGGACAACGTGTGGGACCCGCTGGGGCCGCGCAAGTCCCTGCTCACGGCCGAGGGAATCCGCCAGGTCGCCGCTGCCGGACAGGAGATCGGCTCGCACGGCCTGCTCCACCAGGACCTCACCGCGGCCGCCGACGACGTGCTCCAGCAGGAACTGCGCGGCAGCCGTGATCTGTTGCGGGAGCTGACCGGAACCGTGCCCGAGGGCTTCTGCTACCCCTACGGCCACCTCGACGCCCGCGTCGTCGACGCGACGCGGGCGGCCGGCTACGGATACGCCTGCGCCATCGACCCCGGCCGGCTCGCCGGCCCGCACGCCCTGCCGCGCACGCACGTCAGCCAGGCCGACGGCGCCACCCGGCTGCGGGTCAAGCAGGTGCGCCACCGGGTCGCGGTGCTGCGCCGGGCGGTGCACCGGTGA
- a CDS encoding exopolysaccharide biosynthesis polyprenyl glycosylphosphotransferase: protein MTMDSAPARHTGQGGTGHGGSAFAPAPHAAARRSATAIHPPRGPRVDRARSAVRPQRVRPRSRALPLLTADALAAVVTAAALPGPALPVPAAAPAAAALPVLLVALHAQAGLYRPRLAPSALLELPALVARSAVLWCAAAAVAAALDPARAMGWSVLLTAVCLQAVLVCAGRGLANQLHRRAAVRQPASALVVGPGAGAGAVAAALHGHPEFGLRPVGLADTAAPADGDGGALPLLSTHEDIRRAVIQNSVRHAVFTRPPEADERTASLVRLFHDHGCRLWLADPSGTAKVTGMRLAHPADQLWGYAVQPLLPRPARPLERWAKRIIDSALALVALVAAAPVMLLCAAAVRLWDGPGVIFRQERVGLYGRPFTLLKFRTLRADAHESATRWTVAGDCRMSAVGSFLRKSSLDELPQLWNVVRGDMSLVGPRPERPFFVAKFSTVHPGYEARHRMPVGITGLAQINGLRGDTSIEDRARFDNHYIDTWSLWQDLWILARTAASFFRFRLGGS from the coding sequence ATGACGATGGACAGCGCACCCGCCCGGCACACCGGACAGGGCGGCACAGGGCACGGTGGCAGCGCCTTCGCGCCCGCGCCCCACGCGGCAGCCCGCCGGTCCGCGACCGCCATCCACCCGCCCCGCGGGCCCCGGGTCGACCGGGCCCGGTCCGCCGTACGCCCGCAGCGCGTCCGCCCCCGCAGCCGGGCGCTCCCCCTGCTCACCGCCGACGCGCTCGCCGCCGTGGTCACCGCGGCCGCCCTGCCCGGTCCCGCGCTGCCCGTCCCGGCGGCCGCGCCGGCCGCCGCCGCGCTGCCCGTACTGCTCGTCGCCCTGCACGCGCAGGCCGGCCTGTACCGGCCACGGCTCGCCCCCTCCGCCCTCCTCGAACTGCCCGCACTGGTGGCGCGCTCCGCCGTCCTGTGGTGCGCGGCGGCCGCCGTCGCCGCCGCCCTCGACCCCGCGCGCGCCATGGGCTGGAGCGTGCTGCTCACCGCCGTGTGCCTGCAGGCCGTACTGGTCTGCGCGGGCCGCGGGCTCGCCAACCAGCTGCACCGCCGGGCCGCCGTGCGCCAGCCCGCCTCCGCCCTCGTCGTCGGCCCCGGAGCCGGGGCGGGCGCGGTGGCCGCCGCCCTGCACGGCCACCCCGAGTTCGGCCTGCGCCCGGTCGGGCTCGCCGACACCGCTGCTCCCGCCGACGGCGACGGGGGCGCCCTCCCGCTCCTGTCCACCCACGAGGACATCCGGCGCGCGGTCATCCAGAACTCCGTCCGGCACGCGGTGTTCACCCGCCCGCCCGAAGCCGACGAGCGCACCGCCTCGCTGGTCCGGCTCTTCCACGACCACGGCTGCCGGCTGTGGCTCGCGGACCCGTCCGGCACCGCCAAGGTCACCGGCATGCGGCTGGCCCACCCCGCCGACCAGCTGTGGGGCTACGCCGTGCAGCCGCTGCTGCCGCGCCCGGCCCGGCCGCTGGAGCGCTGGGCCAAGCGGATCATCGACTCCGCGCTCGCGCTGGTCGCCCTGGTGGCCGCCGCCCCCGTGATGCTGCTCTGCGCGGCAGCCGTACGGCTCTGGGACGGGCCCGGGGTGATCTTCCGGCAGGAGCGGGTCGGCCTCTACGGCCGCCCCTTCACCCTGCTGAAGTTCCGTACGCTGCGCGCCGACGCGCACGAGTCGGCCACCCGCTGGACCGTGGCCGGGGACTGCCGGATGAGCGCGGTCGGCTCCTTCCTGCGCAAGTCCTCCCTCGACGAGCTGCCCCAGCTGTGGAACGTCGTACGGGGCGACATGAGCCTGGTCGGCCCCCGCCCCGAACGGCCCTTCTTCGTCGCCAAGTTCTCCACCGTCCACCCCGGCTACGAGGCCCGCCACCGGATGCCCGTCGGCATCACCGGCCTCGCCCAGATCAACGGCCTGCGCGGGGACACCTCCATCGAGGACCGGGCCCGCTTCGACAACCACTACATCGACACCTGGTCGCTGTGGCAGGACCTGTGGATCCTCGCCCGCACGGCCGCCTCCTTCTTCCGCTTCCGGCTGGGGGGCAGCTGA
- a CDS encoding O-antigen ligase, whose amino-acid sequence MSLAAPGHWTRPDVPGTLRRHWPLLPLAATVLLLLAPLPAGDVTASGKVGPADAASLLLVLVCAVQALRGRVRALTPLGAVVLGAPAVGLAVATVTAGDPYAALPGFVRYLQVFVLVPAAVVLLVRDAREFRLAAGCFVVLALVQGAVGVVQYATHTGASYQGEDVRAVGTFGPGDVMGMATVVAYGLIVATAAALAPGAPSRLRRTAAGCALLLVLPLVLSFSRGAWIATLGAALLVMALAGIRRALTVLAALAAAGVVLVGGLGVGSEMVAERLNSITQVSSAPDQSVTDRYTMWAAAESMWRERPAVGVGLKGFPAHRDGHASLGLSSGSDTAGAGQAYIRQPLLSPHNMYLLILSEQGLIGLVALAGGWAVLLVAGLRRLACGAGARMRDCGLIATGLFVWQLTDFLYADIGGPSTVLTGVIVGLAAWWALPSPGGADPLRGALPGPGVVPESSSGR is encoded by the coding sequence ATGAGCCTCGCCGCTCCCGGACACTGGACCCGCCCGGACGTGCCGGGCACGCTGCGCCGCCACTGGCCGCTGCTGCCGCTCGCCGCGACCGTGCTGCTCCTGCTCGCCCCGCTCCCGGCCGGGGACGTGACCGCCTCCGGCAAGGTCGGCCCCGCCGACGCCGCCTCCCTGCTGCTGGTCCTCGTCTGCGCCGTGCAGGCACTGCGCGGCCGGGTGCGGGCGCTGACGCCGCTGGGCGCCGTCGTCCTCGGCGCGCCGGCCGTCGGCCTCGCGGTCGCGACGGTGACCGCCGGTGACCCGTACGCCGCCCTGCCGGGCTTCGTCCGCTACCTCCAGGTCTTCGTGCTGGTCCCGGCGGCCGTGGTGCTGCTCGTGCGCGACGCACGGGAGTTCCGGCTCGCGGCCGGCTGCTTCGTGGTCCTGGCCCTGGTGCAGGGAGCGGTGGGGGTCGTCCAGTACGCGACCCACACCGGCGCCTCCTACCAGGGCGAGGACGTCCGGGCCGTGGGCACCTTCGGCCCCGGCGACGTCATGGGCATGGCCACGGTCGTCGCCTACGGGCTGATCGTCGCGACCGCGGCCGCGCTCGCCCCCGGAGCGCCCTCCCGGCTGCGGCGGACCGCCGCGGGCTGCGCCCTGCTGCTCGTCCTGCCGCTGGTGCTGTCGTTCAGCCGCGGTGCCTGGATCGCCACCCTCGGCGCGGCGCTGCTGGTGATGGCGCTGGCCGGGATCCGGCGGGCGCTCACGGTGCTCGCCGCGCTGGCCGCCGCGGGGGTGGTCCTGGTGGGCGGACTCGGAGTCGGCTCCGAGATGGTCGCCGAGCGGCTGAACTCCATCACCCAGGTCTCCAGCGCCCCCGACCAGTCGGTGACCGACCGCTACACGATGTGGGCCGCCGCCGAGTCGATGTGGCGCGAGCGGCCGGCGGTGGGCGTGGGCCTCAAGGGCTTCCCCGCCCACCGCGACGGCCACGCCTCGCTCGGGCTCTCCTCCGGCAGCGACACCGCCGGAGCGGGCCAGGCGTACATCCGCCAGCCGCTGCTCTCCCCGCACAACATGTACCTGCTGATCCTGAGCGAGCAGGGGCTGATCGGGCTGGTCGCGCTGGCGGGCGGCTGGGCGGTCCTGCTGGTCGCGGGGCTGCGGCGGCTCGCCTGCGGTGCCGGGGCGCGGATGCGGGACTGCGGGCTGATCGCGACCGGGCTGTTCGTGTGGCAGCTGACCGACTTCCTCTACGCGGACATCGGCGGCCCGTCCACCGTCCTGACGGGGGTGATCGTCGGCCTGGCGGCCTGGTGGGCCCTGCCCTCCCCGGGCGGTGCGGATCCGCTGCGCGGCGCCCTCCCCGGCCCGGGGGTCGTCCCCGAGAGTTCGAGCGGCCGGTGA